In uncultured Methanobrevibacter sp., the following proteins share a genomic window:
- a CDS encoding lipopolysaccharide assembly protein LapB, which yields MTTEIKICPQCYRLYKENQVCSKCNMELKSLDEFAQTLDKLLEYRRGVHTDYTDPSYAEEAKRQTIDNYFKAYMTLLRADPLNRERYLYGLVKVYDIFDKGHNYLRKLDLEVVFKILDRLLEYDPDNEDYLYIKLRYLFYKEREYKEALKIANRLLEMDSENEDYISFKEAALEEIGEEPDEKYFKLMF from the coding sequence ATGACCACAGAAATTAAAATCTGCCCTCAATGCTATAGACTATACAAAGAAAATCAAGTCTGCTCAAAGTGTAATATGGAACTTAAATCACTAGATGAATTTGCACAAACGCTAGACAAGCTGCTGGAGTATAGAAGAGGAGTTCACACAGATTACACAGATCCATCATATGCTGAAGAGGCTAAGAGACAAACAATTGACAATTACTTCAAGGCATACATGACCTTGCTTAGGGCAGACCCTCTAAACAGGGAAAGGTATCTATATGGATTGGTAAAGGTCTATGACATATTCGATAAGGGACACAACTATCTAAGGAAGCTTGACCTTGAGGTCGTCTTTAAAATACTCGACCGCCTTTTGGAATACGATCCAGACAATGAAGATTACCTCTACATAAAGCTCCGTTACCTATTCTACAAGGAAAGGGAATATAAGGAGGCATTGAAAATTGCCAATAGGCTACTCGAAATGGACAGTGAAAATGAAGACTACATTTCCTTCAAGGAAGCTGCATTGGAAGAGATAGGAGAGGAACCAGATGAGAAATACTTTAAGCTAATGTTTTAA
- a CDS encoding HEAT repeat domain-containing protein, whose protein sequence is MGLFGKLRKNKWEDEDPQVRMEGIEELLSSNKKDNEKQKILTGIAKNDPESDIRIMALQNLDVPRLFEEIILNDPDWKVRMAAVERLKKDIIYFKENFEDHYDINEEYIDFLEEVGENDASSEVRDAANAIANDPNYSKKALDKGLRKGGIKKIYYTVVDVANNTEKNIVLTQNDNSEYTYEAKSVKELLDCCFGGDIITITYDNSSEINNENYMIVDYNILDKQVPVPNKIPIEGSNFDRMITYENIDTQNFTNSSLLSDSDKDYNQMMISLVKACVYNKNRMLSVELGDVIRFTEEDLERISIEGGVPDLSKARADLTQDFEFKVKRIEFICRKVNELPMTENMTLYR, encoded by the coding sequence ATGGGCTTATTTGGCAAACTAAGAAAAAACAAGTGGGAAGATGAAGATCCACAAGTAAGAATGGAAGGCATTGAAGAACTTCTAAGCAGCAATAAAAAGGATAATGAGAAACAAAAAATTCTAACAGGAATTGCAAAAAATGATCCAGAGAGTGACATTAGGATAATGGCTTTACAAAATCTGGATGTGCCACGGCTATTTGAAGAGATTATCTTGAATGATCCTGACTGGAAAGTCAGAATGGCTGCAGTTGAAAGACTAAAAAAGGATATAATTTACTTTAAAGAAAATTTTGAAGACCATTACGATATCAATGAGGAATATATAGATTTCCTTGAGGAAGTAGGAGAAAACGATGCAAGCAGTGAAGTGAGGGATGCTGCAAATGCGATTGCAAATGACCCGAACTACAGCAAAAAGGCATTGGATAAAGGCCTCCGAAAGGGTGGCATCAAGAAAATCTACTACACTGTCGTTGACGTTGCCAATAACACTGAAAAGAATATTGTCTTGACTCAAAATGACAATTCTGAATACACATATGAAGCAAAATCCGTCAAGGAACTATTGGATTGCTGCTTTGGTGGTGACATAATCACAATCACCTATGACAACTCCAGCGAAATCAACAATGAGAATTATATGATTGTAGACTACAATATCCTGGACAAGCAAGTTCCTGTTCCTAATAAAATACCTATAGAGGGATCCAATTTCGACAGAATGATAACTTATGAGAACATAGACACTCAAAACTTTACAAACAGCTCCCTCCTATCCGATAGTGACAAGGACTACAATCAGATGATGATAAGTCTTGTAAAGGCATGCGTCTACAATAAGAACAGAATGCTTTCAGTCGAGCTTGGTGATGTGATAAGATTCACAGAAGAAGATTTAGAAAGGATAAGCATTGAAGGAGGAGTTCCAGACCTATCCAAAGCCAGGGCAGATCTGACACAGGATTTCGAATTCAAAGTCAAGAGAATCGAATTCATATGCAGAAAGGTAAATGAGCTCCCTATGACAGAAAACATGACTCTCTATAGGTAA
- a CDS encoding zinc ribbon domain-containing protein gives MNYCFNCGAKLIEKDQKFCIKCGTKLVEHEDKYKDYLKESHSKYNQREGESYNDYLERINSPVKNKIATEEKEEDYIDYDPLKTYKENNPQINYPKSEREDDDSYETIADENRKEVIVEGMFGKPSVSTEGNFIVEGMYGRPKYYIDGDIIRENNQFGRPAYRIDGNYIREGMYGRPKYYIDGDLIRENNQFGRVVGRRKK, from the coding sequence ATGAACTACTGTTTCAACTGTGGAGCCAAGCTAATAGAAAAAGATCAAAAGTTCTGCATAAAGTGCGGGACCAAATTAGTTGAGCACGAAGATAAATACAAAGACTATCTAAAGGAATCCCACAGCAAATACAATCAAAGGGAAGGGGAATCCTATAACGATTACCTTGAAAGAATCAACTCACCAGTGAAAAATAAAATAGCTACTGAAGAGAAAGAAGAAGATTACATTGACTATGACCCTCTCAAAACATATAAGGAAAACAATCCTCAAATAAACTATCCTAAATCAGAAAGAGAAGATGATGATTCATATGAGACAATAGCTGATGAAAATAGAAAAGAAGTCATCGTAGAGGGCATGTTCGGAAAGCCATCAGTGTCCACAGAAGGAAACTTTATAGTTGAAGGAATGTACGGCCGACCTAAATACTACATCGATGGAGATATAATCAGGGAAAACAATCAATTCGGAAGGCCAGCATATAGAATAGACGGCAACTATATCAGAGAAGGAATGTACGGTAGGCCTAAGTACTATATTGATGGCGATCTTATACGTGAAAACAATCAGTTTGGTAGAGTGGTTGGTAGAAGAAAGAAATAA
- a CDS encoding phage holin family protein, with protein MEIINQKPTPRRSFRRSLIVFIGNVLGIYLIGFLGLGIKLSSFDDILLLVLFIGLLNAILWPILTRIAMPFLVLTFGFGTLILNGILLEFLAPLFFIEIEGPAIILAPLGMAAVTTILSSLITIDDDSSYYRAVFNAAKKKRKAEVKDYPGLIIVEIDGLAYEVLREAVERGEMPTVKEMIESNEYNLRMWETDLSSQTGASQAGILHGNNEGIVAFRWIEKANGNQMMQCSGITKVPELEERISNGDGLLVDNGASRSNLFSGDTDNVIFTFSKIMDFKKLYNKAWYSVFSNPSNFARIIALFLGDMVREIWSQITHSLRDVKPRINRGIVYIPTRAATNVFMREINTSTLIGDMMIGDIDVAYSTYLGYDEIAHHSGVRDSDAWIALRQMDRQIKHLIDANKYSPRDYQFVIQSDHGQTNGATFTQRYGESFEDFVKSLLPEDMSMFAKMTSNDDHFVGDYTPFARKEKKIAKEEKEAQELSDSEVIVLASGNLAMIYLTQWSQRLTYEELNSYFPELIPGIINNEYVGFILVNSKENGDLAIGKNGTYYLDSDKIDGENPLLGFGDNIVSHLKRTSSFEHTPDILVNSFYDEKSDEVCAFEELVGSHGGVGGDQSKPFILYPSSWNVSDDEIIGAESIYELLKENLLKLKS; from the coding sequence ATGGAAATTATCAACCAAAAACCAACCCCAAGAAGAAGTTTTAGGAGAAGTCTAATAGTATTCATTGGAAACGTCCTGGGAATTTACTTAATAGGTTTTTTAGGATTGGGAATCAAACTCAGTTCATTTGATGACATACTACTTTTAGTTCTATTCATCGGTTTATTAAATGCAATTTTATGGCCTATTCTAACAAGAATAGCAATGCCATTTCTAGTTTTGACCTTTGGATTTGGAACATTGATACTAAACGGAATTCTTCTTGAGTTTCTCGCACCATTGTTTTTTATAGAAATCGAAGGTCCTGCAATAATTCTTGCCCCATTAGGGATGGCTGCAGTTACAACCATACTGTCTTCCCTCATAACAATTGATGATGACAGCTCCTATTACCGGGCTGTTTTTAATGCTGCTAAAAAGAAAAGGAAAGCTGAAGTCAAGGATTATCCTGGATTGATAATCGTTGAAATCGATGGGCTTGCTTATGAAGTTCTCCGTGAAGCTGTCGAAAGGGGAGAGATGCCTACAGTTAAGGAAATGATTGAGAGCAATGAGTACAATCTTAGAATGTGGGAAACAGACTTGTCTTCCCAAACAGGTGCAAGTCAGGCCGGAATCCTTCATGGAAACAATGAAGGTATCGTTGCATTCAGATGGATAGAAAAGGCCAATGGCAATCAGATGATGCAATGCTCTGGAATCACTAAGGTCCCTGAACTTGAAGAGAGAATTTCAAATGGAGATGGTTTGCTTGTGGATAATGGAGCAAGCAGATCAAACCTATTTTCAGGAGACACTGACAATGTGATATTCACATTCAGCAAGATAATGGACTTCAAGAAACTCTACAATAAGGCATGGTATTCCGTATTTTCCAATCCGAGCAATTTTGCACGTATCATCGCATTGTTCCTTGGGGATATGGTACGTGAGATCTGGTCTCAAATCACACATTCATTAAGGGATGTCAAGCCAAGAATAAACCGTGGAATAGTCTACATTCCAACAAGAGCTGCAACAAACGTGTTCATGAGAGAAATCAACACTTCAACATTAATCGGAGACATGATGATTGGAGATATTGATGTTGCATACTCAACATACCTTGGTTATGATGAGATAGCTCACCACTCTGGAGTAAGGGACAGTGATGCATGGATTGCCTTAAGGCAGATGGACAGGCAGATCAAGCACTTGATCGATGCAAACAAGTATTCCCCTAGAGACTATCAATTCGTTATCCAATCAGATCACGGCCAAACAAACGGTGCCACATTTACCCAAAGGTATGGTGAAAGCTTTGAGGACTTTGTCAAGTCATTGCTTCCGGAAGACATGTCTATGTTTGCAAAAATGACTTCCAACGATGACCATTTTGTAGGTGACTATACTCCATTTGCTAGAAAGGAAAAGAAAATAGCCAAAGAGGAAAAGGAAGCTCAGGAATTAAGCGACTCTGAAGTCATCGTATTGGCTTCAGGAAACCTTGCAATGATCTATTTGACACAATGGAGCCAAAGATTGACTTATGAGGAACTTAACAGCTATTTCCCTGAACTGATTCCAGGCATAATAAACAATGAGTATGTCGGTTTCATTTTAGTCAATTCCAAAGAGAATGGGGACTTGGCCATTGGAAAGAATGGAACCTACTACCTGGATAGCGACAAGATTGATGGTGAAAATCCTCTTCTTGGATTTGGTGACAATATCGTTAGTCATTTGAAAAGAACAAGCTCATTTGAACATACACCGGATATTCTGGTCAACAGCTTTTATGATGAGAAGTCAGATGAGGTATGTGCATTTGAGGAATTGGTTGGAAGCCATGGTGGTGTTGGTGGAGACCAATCCAAGCCATTCATATTGTATCCTTCAAGCTGGAATGTCAGTGATGATGAGATTATTGGTGCAGAAAGCATATATGAGCTATTGAAAGAGAATTTGCTTAAATTGAAATCATAA
- a CDS encoding very short patch repair endonuclease: MKYFKIIIHVRVDFHGRQIQREKRSYIISRIRSNDTKPEILVRSYLFRRGLRLRKNDRRYPGSPDVVLPKYRTIVFVRGCFWYLHEGCKYYKIPNSNVEYWENKLYRNREREEQNKKELEDMGWTIITVWECQLKKDKREETLKK, from the coding sequence ATGAAATATTTTAAGATTATTATCCATGTCAGAGTTGACTTTCATGGCAGACAAATTCAGAGGGAGAAAAGAAGCTACATAATATCAAGAATCAGAAGCAATGACACCAAGCCTGAGATTCTTGTAAGAAGCTATCTCTTCAGAAGGGGACTCAGGTTAAGAAAGAATGACAGGAGATATCCTGGAAGTCCTGATGTTGTGCTGCCTAAATACAGAACCATAGTCTTTGTCCGTGGCTGCTTCTGGTATCTCCATGAAGGATGCAAGTATTACAAGATTCCAAATTCGAATGTTGAATATTGGGAAAACAAGCTCTACAGAAACAGGGAACGAGAGGAACAAAACAAGAAAGAGCTTGAAGATATGGGTTGGACAATCATCACAGTTTGGGAGTGCCAACTTAAAAAGGACAAACGTGAGGAGACTCTCAAGAAATAG